In Chanodichthys erythropterus isolate Z2021 chromosome 18, ASM2448905v1, whole genome shotgun sequence, the following are encoded in one genomic region:
- the sdsl gene encoding serine dehydratase-like, producing MSKQSGFHVVTPLLESTGMSKRMGTTVFLKMESSQPTGSFKIRGIGYMCQNVASSNKSRGVICSSGGNAGMATAYAARKLNLPATIVLPSATPQLVAQKLKDQGATVKVVGKVWDDANAEALRLAESEGLTVIHPFNHPLVWKGHSSIVHELKASLPSKPGAIVLSVGGGGLFCGVMEGLIEVGWGNVPVLCMETVGADCLNVALKSRDLVTLPDITSEATCLGAKTACQQAFEYSKRPNVISEVVTDLQALEAVELFLDEERVLVELACGASLAAVYSGVIQRLQEEGRLPKPLDPLVMIVCGGGSVNLAQLRHLQAVIRK from the exons ACCGTGTTTCTGAAGATGGAGAGCTCACAACCCACCGGTTCCTTCAAAATCCGTGGAATAGGATACATGTGTCAAAAT GTTGCAAGTTCAAACAAGTCGAGAGGTGTCATTTGTTCTTCTG GTGGTAATGCTGGTATGGCCACAGCATATGCAGCAAGAAAACTCAACCTGCCTGCCACTATTGTTTTGCCCTCAGCGACACCCCAACTGGTAGCTCAAAAACTTAAGGACCAAGGAGCTACAGTCAAAGTTGTGGGCAAG GTGTGGGATGATGCAAATGCTGAGGCCTTACGATTAGCAGAAAGTGAAGGTCTTACTGTAATACACCCGTTCAACCATCCTCTGGTCTG GAAAGGTCATTCCAGCATTGTGCATGAACTCAAGGCCTCGCTGCCATCCAAACCTGGAGCTATAGTGCTTTCGGTAGGGGGTGGAGGTCTGTTTTGTGGGGTGATGGAAGGGCTAATTGAGGTAGGCTGGGGTAATGTGCCTGTCCTGTGCATGGAGACCGTGGGTGCCGACTGTCTAAATGTTGCTCTGAAATCCAGAGATCTGGTCACACTGCCTGATATTACAAG TGAAGCAACGTGTTTAGGAGCAAAAACGGCATGCCAGCAGGCGTTTGAGTACAGCAAACGGCCCAATGTCATTTCAGAGGTGGTGACAGATCTACAGGCCCTGGAGGCAGTGGAACTGTTCCTGG ATGAGGAGCGTGTGTTGGTGGAGTTAGCCTGCGGAGCATCATTGGCTGCAGTATACAGCGGAGTCATTCAGAGGTTACAGGAGGAGGGACGCCTTCCTAAACCGCTCGACCCGCTGGTAATGATTGTGTGTGGGGGTGGCAGTGTGAACCTGGCTCAGCTTCGACATCTACAGGCAGTCATACGGAAATGA